From the genome of Mycobacterium dioxanotrophicus, one region includes:
- a CDS encoding non-ribosomal peptide synthetase, with protein sequence MTATGTPRGVDDVLALSPLQQGLYSLAGLTDGDDGVDPYVIAMAADIDGHLDIELLRTCAEAMLVRHPNLRASFFQGKLSRPVAVVPSEVAVPWRHVSASDAEAVTVEAEERARPFDLGRGPLIRFLLIEKPELRWRLVIVAHHITIDGWSLPVFVGEFLSLYAAKGDQAALPAPPRPYRDYIGWLAGLDQDASRTRWRAHLAGLDAPTMLSPALSGREARPGLPERTEVTLDEQQTTQIVNAARSRGITVNTLFQMAWATILSAFTDRTDVVFGVTVSGRPDELAGVEAMVGLFINTVPLRVRLDPSRPVGAQCLALQREAADLRDHSYLSHTELRSLGEIGELYDTLLVYENFPPGGLVGSGDFTLPGAVLKPSALESLSHFPVTIAAHPTHGRLTVLVETLDGALGLLDPRALGQRVLTVVQRLLQLWDRPMREVTVTQGDEQQPAAAADTTERPGGFHTALTTVAAQRLGSIALSWDGGELSYRRLEEAADTLAAGLHRRGVRTETPVPIRLRRGPDYVVAMLAVLKAGGLIVPLDPAMPAERVAEILRQTGATLVVDDALLAAVAGEPATEYSPPPVHPGQGAYIVFTSGTTGKPKGVIGTHRALLAYGADHARRVLRPAADRLGRPLRIAHAWSFTFDAAWQPLVALLDGHTVHIVGDEIQRDAEALVDTIGRYAIDMIDTTPSMFSQLRAAGLLSRVPLAVLALGGEAIDPAAWQGIRDECERTWMSAYNCYGPTETTVEAVVATITGHSSPCIGEPTDSTAAYLLDHWLRPVPDGVAGELYLTGGQLTRGYIGRPGETASRFVADPFIPGARMYRTGDVARRRPGSRAIEFLGRVDDQVKIRGFRVEPGEVAAVLRRQPGVRHAHVAVRRHRSGPRLTAYVCGDVPTAELRHTLSAMLPRYLVPHHIIAVDEIPLTTNGKVDDTALAAFDATVRVDGSDAPATDTEKVLAEVLADMLDAGHVDVTADFLELGLDSIVALSVVQAVRRRGIAMRARLMLDCSTVRELATAIDNDEVRVDDEDEESGPIPLLPNGRWLYQYGDPRRLAQTDAFRLPEGTTREHLDTVLRTVIDGHEVLRTRLDRATMTLVADEAGAVLSEATASGDLVTAVAEHAKLSVERIDPQQGSMLDAVWLHHPDAGAGVLILTGHVLALDPASWRIMVGELETAWHALAAGRTPTPVREHTSLRQWSRLLSDRALKLDSCDFWESQFDGGDPDLGMRRIDPARDRMGDVVVEMAYAEPDVTARLLAGPVPVTEVLAATTARALTTWRRRRGQPTPAPLLALETYGRSDGVLSAGVGEEDGDVDTGDTAGLLSMIYPLRLTADDAHGVAAQVAAIPGDPIDYGLLRHLRPDTAERLGAHRDPQILLNYLGRIELNSADNALQQDRSLTSAVSPVPEPQVAVRHELTIMAAVIDGDGAAILGTQWRTLPDILSDADIAALQAIWLDALREVTA encoded by the coding sequence ATGACCGCAACCGGAACACCGCGCGGCGTCGACGACGTCCTGGCACTGAGCCCGCTGCAGCAGGGGTTGTACTCCTTGGCCGGGTTGACCGACGGTGACGACGGCGTCGACCCGTACGTCATCGCGATGGCCGCCGACATCGACGGGCACCTGGACATCGAGTTGCTGCGGACCTGCGCCGAGGCAATGCTGGTGCGCCATCCCAACCTGCGCGCCAGCTTCTTTCAGGGCAAGCTGAGTCGCCCGGTGGCCGTCGTTCCGTCGGAGGTCGCGGTGCCGTGGCGGCATGTCAGCGCGAGCGATGCAGAGGCCGTCACCGTCGAGGCCGAGGAGCGGGCCAGGCCTTTCGATCTGGGCCGCGGTCCGTTGATCCGGTTCCTGCTCATCGAAAAGCCCGAGCTGCGTTGGCGACTGGTCATCGTCGCGCACCACATCACGATCGACGGGTGGTCGCTGCCGGTGTTCGTCGGCGAGTTCCTCTCGCTGTACGCGGCCAAGGGGGATCAGGCGGCGCTGCCCGCACCGCCCCGGCCGTACCGCGACTACATCGGCTGGCTGGCCGGGCTGGACCAGGACGCCAGCCGGACCCGCTGGCGCGCACACCTCGCGGGTCTGGACGCCCCGACCATGCTGTCCCCGGCACTGTCGGGTCGGGAGGCCCGGCCCGGACTGCCCGAGCGCACCGAGGTCACCCTCGACGAGCAGCAGACCACCCAGATCGTGAACGCGGCCCGCTCGCGCGGCATCACCGTCAACACACTGTTCCAAATGGCCTGGGCCACCATCTTGTCCGCGTTCACCGATCGCACCGATGTGGTGTTCGGCGTGACGGTTTCGGGCCGTCCGGACGAGCTGGCCGGGGTGGAGGCGATGGTCGGGCTCTTCATCAACACCGTTCCGCTGCGCGTTCGCCTCGACCCGTCGCGACCGGTGGGGGCGCAATGCCTGGCCCTGCAACGCGAGGCCGCCGACCTGCGCGACCACAGCTATCTCAGTCACACCGAACTGCGGTCGCTCGGTGAGATCGGCGAACTCTACGACACGCTGCTGGTGTACGAGAACTTCCCACCCGGCGGCCTGGTCGGCAGTGGCGACTTCACTCTCCCCGGAGCGGTGCTGAAACCGTCTGCGCTGGAAAGCCTCTCGCATTTCCCGGTCACCATCGCCGCGCACCCCACCCACGGCAGGCTCACCGTACTGGTCGAAACACTCGACGGTGCACTGGGTTTGCTCGACCCGCGGGCACTCGGGCAGCGCGTTCTCACCGTCGTGCAGCGTCTCCTGCAGCTGTGGGATCGCCCCATGCGTGAGGTGACCGTCACCCAGGGCGACGAGCAGCAGCCCGCCGCTGCGGCGGACACCACCGAACGACCCGGCGGGTTTCATACCGCGTTGACGACGGTCGCCGCGCAGCGCCTCGGGTCGATCGCACTGAGCTGGGATGGCGGCGAACTGAGCTACCGTCGGCTCGAGGAGGCCGCCGACACATTGGCTGCCGGCCTGCACCGCCGGGGGGTGCGCACCGAAACGCCGGTCCCGATCCGATTGCGCCGTGGCCCCGATTACGTCGTCGCCATGCTGGCCGTGCTCAAGGCGGGCGGGCTCATCGTGCCGCTGGATCCCGCCATGCCCGCTGAACGCGTCGCCGAGATCCTCCGCCAAACCGGTGCGACCCTCGTCGTCGACGATGCCCTGCTCGCCGCCGTCGCCGGCGAACCGGCCACCGAGTACAGCCCACCACCGGTACACCCCGGCCAAGGCGCCTACATCGTCTTCACCTCGGGTACCACCGGTAAACCCAAGGGCGTCATCGGAACCCACCGGGCCCTGCTGGCCTACGGCGCCGACCACGCCCGCCGGGTCCTGCGTCCGGCCGCGGACCGGCTCGGCCGACCACTGCGCATCGCGCATGCCTGGTCCTTCACCTTCGATGCGGCCTGGCAACCGCTGGTGGCCCTGCTCGACGGGCACACCGTGCACATCGTGGGCGACGAGATCCAGCGGGATGCTGAGGCTCTCGTCGACACCATCGGCCGCTACGCGATCGACATGATCGACACCACGCCGTCGATGTTCAGCCAGCTGCGGGCGGCAGGGCTGCTCTCGCGGGTTCCGTTGGCCGTGCTGGCACTGGGTGGCGAAGCCATCGACCCCGCTGCGTGGCAGGGGATCCGGGACGAGTGCGAGCGCACCTGGATGTCGGCGTACAACTGTTACGGACCGACCGAGACCACGGTTGAGGCGGTCGTCGCCACGATCACCGGGCACAGCTCGCCATGCATCGGTGAGCCCACCGATTCGACCGCCGCCTACCTCTTGGATCACTGGCTGCGGCCGGTTCCCGACGGCGTGGCAGGCGAGTTGTACCTGACCGGTGGACAACTCACCCGCGGCTACATCGGCAGGCCGGGGGAGACCGCGAGCCGGTTCGTCGCCGATCCGTTCATTCCCGGTGCGCGCATGTACCGGACGGGTGACGTGGCGCGTCGCCGACCCGGCTCGCGCGCCATCGAATTTCTGGGTCGGGTGGACGACCAGGTCAAGATCCGCGGGTTCCGGGTGGAGCCGGGCGAGGTCGCAGCAGTGCTGCGCAGGCAACCCGGCGTACGGCACGCCCACGTCGCGGTGCGCCGGCACCGCAGCGGACCACGGTTGACGGCCTATGTGTGCGGTGACGTGCCCACCGCCGAGCTCCGTCACACGTTATCGGCGATGTTGCCGAGATACCTGGTGCCCCATCACATCATCGCGGTGGACGAAATTCCGCTGACCACCAACGGCAAGGTCGACGACACCGCGCTGGCCGCGTTCGACGCGACGGTCCGCGTCGACGGATCCGACGCGCCGGCGACGGACACCGAGAAGGTGCTCGCCGAGGTACTGGCCGACATGCTCGACGCCGGTCACGTCGACGTCACCGCAGACTTCCTCGAACTGGGTCTGGACAGCATCGTGGCGCTGTCGGTGGTGCAGGCCGTGCGCCGGCGCGGTATCGCGATGCGCGCCCGGCTGATGTTGGACTGCTCGACGGTGCGTGAACTCGCCACCGCGATCGACAACGACGAGGTCCGGGTCGACGACGAGGACGAGGAGTCGGGTCCGATCCCGTTGCTGCCCAATGGTCGCTGGCTTTACCAATACGGTGACCCGCGCCGGCTGGCGCAGACAGACGCGTTCCGACTGCCGGAGGGCACCACCCGGGAACACCTCGACACCGTGCTGCGCACGGTGATCGACGGGCACGAGGTGCTGCGCACGCGGTTGGACCGCGCCACCATGACGCTCGTCGCCGACGAGGCAGGCGCGGTGCTGTCCGAAGCGACCGCGTCGGGTGACCTGGTCACGGCGGTGGCTGAACACGCCAAACTGTCGGTGGAACGGATTGACCCGCAGCAGGGTTCGATGCTCGATGCGGTGTGGCTGCACCATCCCGACGCGGGTGCGGGCGTGCTGATCCTCACCGGCCACGTGTTGGCGCTGGATCCGGCATCGTGGCGGATCATGGTCGGTGAACTCGAAACCGCCTGGCACGCCTTGGCGGCCGGGCGCACGCCCACGCCGGTGCGCGAACACACGTCGCTGCGGCAGTGGTCGCGGCTGTTGTCCGACCGTGCGCTCAAGCTCGACTCGTGCGACTTCTGGGAAAGCCAATTCGACGGCGGCGATCCCGATCTCGGCATGCGACGCATCGATCCGGCCCGCGACCGGATGGGAGACGTCGTGGTCGAGATGGCCTACGCCGAACCCGATGTCACCGCGCGGCTGCTGGCCGGACCGGTGCCGGTGACCGAAGTGCTCGCGGCGACGACGGCCCGCGCGCTGACCACCTGGCGCAGGCGCCGTGGCCAACCCACGCCTGCTCCGTTGCTCGCGCTGGAAACCTATGGGCGCTCGGACGGTGTGTTGTCGGCCGGCGTCGGTGAGGAAGACGGCGACGTCGACACCGGGGACACCGCGGGGTTGCTCAGCATGATCTATCCGCTGCGGCTCACCGCCGACGATGCGCACGGGGTGGCCGCCCAGGTCGCTGCCATCCCGGGTGACCCGATCGACTACGGCCTGCTGCGTCATCTTCGACCCGACACCGCCGAACGGCTTGGCGCCCACCGGGATCCGCAGATCCTGCTGAACTACCTCGGCCGCATCGAACTCAACTCGGCGGACAACGCCCTGCAACAGGATCGGTCCCTGACATCTGCTGTATCGCCGGTGCCGGAACCGCAGGTGGCGGTGCGCCACGAGTTGACCATCATGGCCGCCGTGATCGACGGTGACGGCGCCGCGATCCTCGGCACCCAGTGGCGGACCCTTCCCGACATCCTGTCCGACGCCGACATCGCTGCCCTGCAAGCGATCTGGCTCGACGCCCTGCGAGAGGTGACCGCGTGA
- the mbtG gene encoding NADPH-dependent L-lysine N(6)-monooxygenase MbtG, producing MSTPTLAVIGAGPKAIAVAAKAAELRTLGVPAPDVVVVERAGVAANWQAIGGWTDGQHRLGTSPEKDVGFPYRSSLVPRRNAELDERMMRHSWQSFLIDIGHFAEWVDRGRPAPTHRRWSQYLNWVADNIGMTVVSGEVTEIGVDDDQTAWMLQTDDDTVRADAVMVTGPGQAEKSILPGNPRVLSIAQFWHRAAAQELITAERVAVIGGGETAATMLNELFRHRVSTITVISPQVTLFTRGEGFFENTLYSDPTHWSGLTLSERRDAMNRTDRGVFSARVQEALLADDRIRHLRGRVAHAVARDERIRLTLLSDTGAERSETVHGFDLVIDGSGANALWFVPLLAPDALDMLELGLGRPLTGESLQESIGDDLAVRGVIPKLFLPGLAGLNQGPGFPNLSCLGLLSDRVLAADLRASSAITDRSIRSTDERLREEETSTDEHQSVR from the coding sequence GTGAGCACACCCACCCTGGCCGTGATCGGTGCCGGTCCGAAGGCGATCGCGGTGGCAGCCAAGGCCGCCGAACTGCGGACCCTGGGTGTGCCCGCGCCCGATGTCGTCGTCGTCGAACGTGCCGGTGTCGCGGCCAACTGGCAGGCCATCGGCGGTTGGACCGACGGACAGCACCGGCTGGGCACCAGTCCCGAAAAGGACGTCGGTTTCCCGTACCGGTCCTCGTTGGTGCCGCGCCGCAACGCCGAGCTCGACGAACGGATGATGCGGCACAGCTGGCAGTCGTTCCTGATCGACATCGGCCACTTCGCCGAGTGGGTCGACCGGGGCCGGCCGGCTCCGACCCATCGCCGCTGGAGTCAATACCTGAACTGGGTGGCCGACAACATCGGGATGACCGTGGTGTCCGGTGAGGTGACCGAAATCGGCGTCGACGACGACCAGACCGCCTGGATGTTGCAGACCGACGACGACACCGTGCGGGCCGACGCGGTCATGGTCACCGGTCCCGGGCAGGCCGAAAAGTCCATCCTGCCCGGCAATCCGAGGGTGCTGTCCATCGCGCAGTTCTGGCATCGCGCCGCGGCGCAGGAACTCATCACCGCCGAGCGGGTGGCGGTGATCGGCGGCGGGGAAACCGCGGCCACCATGCTCAACGAGCTGTTCCGCCATCGGGTTTCGACCATCACCGTGATCTCGCCACAGGTCACCCTGTTCACCCGGGGCGAGGGCTTCTTCGAGAACACCCTGTATTCGGACCCCACCCACTGGTCGGGTCTGACCCTGTCCGAACGTCGGGACGCCATGAACCGCACCGACCGTGGGGTGTTCTCGGCGCGGGTTCAGGAGGCGCTGCTGGCCGACGACCGCATCCGCCATCTCCGCGGCCGGGTCGCACATGCCGTCGCCCGCGACGAACGCATCCGGTTGACGCTGCTCAGCGACACAGGCGCCGAGCGTTCGGAGACCGTACACGGATTCGACCTGGTGATCGACGGATCCGGCGCAAACGCCCTGTGGTTTGTCCCGCTGCTCGCCCCGGATGCCCTCGACATGCTCGAACTGGGTCTGGGCCGCCCGCTGACGGGGGAGAGCCTGCAGGAATCCATCGGCGACGACCTCGCTGTCCGAGGCGTGATCCCGAAGCTGTTCCTGCCGGGCCTGGCGGGCTTGAACCAGGGTCCTGGCTTCCCCAACCTCAGCTGCCTCGGATTGCTGTCCGACCGCGTGCTGGCCGCCGACCTGCGTGCCAGCTCAGCCATCACCGACCGATCAATCAGGAGTACCGATGAGCGCTTGCGCGAAGAGGAGACCAGTACCGATGAGCACCAATCCGTTCGATGA
- a CDS encoding MbtH family protein, with product MSTNPFDDERGTFVVLVNDEDQFSLWPAFADVPVGWRAVFGAGSRSDCLGYVEETWTDLRPRSLREATAR from the coding sequence ATGAGCACCAATCCGTTCGATGACGAGCGCGGCACCTTCGTCGTTCTGGTGAACGACGAGGACCAATTCAGCCTGTGGCCGGCGTTCGCCGACGTGCCCGTGGGATGGCGGGCGGTCTTCGGTGCGGGCAGCCGGTCGGACTGCCTGGGCTATGTCGAGGAGACCTGGACCGATTTGCGGCCGCGAAGCCTGCGTGAGGCCACGGCCCGGTAG
- a CDS encoding type II toxin-antitoxin system VapB family antitoxin, whose translation MIFKGVIEGKPYPEHGLTYRDWSRIPPRQLRLDEIVTTTTVLALDRLLSEDSTFYGDLFPHAVRWRGDIYLEDGLHRAVRAALRNRTILHARLFDMDSPLPQM comes from the coding sequence ATGATCTTCAAGGGTGTCATCGAAGGCAAGCCGTACCCCGAACATGGGTTGACCTACCGCGACTGGTCACGCATCCCGCCCCGGCAGCTGCGTCTCGACGAGATCGTCACCACCACGACCGTGCTGGCCCTGGATCGACTGCTGTCGGAGGATTCGACGTTCTACGGCGACCTGTTCCCGCACGCCGTGCGATGGCGCGGCGACATCTATCTGGAGGACGGTCTGCACCGCGCGGTCCGCGCGGCGCTGCGAAACCGCACCATCCTGCATGCCCGGCTGTTCGACATGGATTCGCCGCTGCCGCAGATGTGA
- the hrcA gene encoding heat-inducible transcriptional repressor HrcA codes for MGSADDRRFEVLRAIVADFVATKEPIGSKTLVERHNLGVSSATVRNDMAVLEAEGYITQPHTSSGRVPTEKGYREFVDRIDNVKPLSTSERRAILNFLESGVDLDDVLRRAVRLLAQLTWQVAIVQYPTLSTSTVRHLEVVALTPARLLLVVITDTGRVDQRIVELGDAIDDHQLSKLREMLGQALEGKPLTAASVAVSDLASQLNGSGGLADAVGRSATVLVETLVEHVEERLLLGGTANLTRNTADFGGSLRSVLEALEEQVVVLRLLAAQQEAGKVTVRIGHETEAEQMVGTSVVSTTYGSSGKVYGGMGVVGPTRMDYPGTIANVAAVALYIGEVLGSR; via the coding sequence GTGGGTAGTGCCGACGACCGTCGTTTCGAGGTGCTGCGCGCCATCGTTGCCGACTTCGTTGCCACCAAGGAGCCCATCGGCTCGAAGACCCTCGTCGAACGCCACAATCTCGGTGTGTCCAGCGCGACGGTGCGCAACGACATGGCGGTGTTGGAGGCCGAGGGATACATCACCCAACCGCACACCAGCTCGGGCCGGGTGCCCACCGAGAAGGGCTACCGGGAGTTCGTCGACCGCATCGACAACGTCAAACCGCTGTCGACGTCTGAGCGTCGCGCGATCCTCAACTTCCTCGAGTCCGGCGTCGACCTCGACGACGTGCTGCGTCGGGCCGTGCGTCTGCTGGCACAGCTGACCTGGCAGGTGGCCATCGTGCAGTACCCGACACTGTCCACGTCGACGGTGCGCCACCTCGAGGTGGTGGCCCTGACCCCGGCCCGGTTGCTGCTGGTCGTCATCACCGACACCGGCCGGGTGGATCAGCGGATCGTCGAGCTCGGCGACGCCATCGACGATCACCAGCTGTCCAAGCTGCGGGAGATGCTGGGCCAGGCGCTTGAGGGCAAACCACTGACCGCGGCGTCGGTCGCGGTGTCCGATCTCGCCAGCCAGCTCAACGGCAGCGGTGGCCTGGCCGACGCGGTCGGCCGGTCGGCCACCGTGCTGGTCGAGACACTGGTCGAGCACGTCGAGGAGCGGCTGCTGCTCGGCGGTACGGCGAACCTGACCCGCAATACCGCCGACTTCGGCGGTTCCCTGCGGTCGGTGCTCGAAGCGCTGGAAGAGCAGGTCGTGGTGTTGCGGCTGTTGGCCGCGCAGCAGGAGGCAGGCAAGGTGACCGTGCGCATCGGTCATGAAACCGAAGCCGAGCAGATGGTGGGGACGTCGGTGGTGAGTACCACCTACGGCAGTTCGGGCAAGGTGTACGGCGGCATGGGTGTGGTGGGACCCACTCGAATGGACTATCCGGGAACTATCGCTAATGTCGCTGCGGTTGCTCTCTACATAGGTGAAGTCTTAGGCAGCCGCTGA
- the dnaJ gene encoding molecular chaperone DnaJ: MARDYYGLLGVSSGASDSEIKRAYRRLARELHPDVNPDEQAQARFTEIQVAYEVLSDPEKRRIVDMGGDPMESVGAAANGGFSGFGGLGDVFEAFFGGGTTSRGPIGRVRPGADSLLRMRLDLEECATGVTKQVTVDTAVLCDLCQGKGTNGKSTPVTCDTCGGRGEIQTVQRSLLGQVMTARPCPVCGGVGEVIPDPCTRCGGDGRVRSRREISVKIPAGVGDGMRVRLAAQGEVGPGGGPAGDLYVEVHEKQHPIFVRDGDDLHCTVSVPMVDAALGTTVTVTGILDGDTEITVAAGTQPGSVTTLRGHGMPHLRSGVRGDLHAHIDVVVPSRLDHTDIELLGKLKENRARDTAEVRSTQSASTTGNGGLFSRLRETFSGR; encoded by the coding sequence GTGGCACGCGATTATTACGGCTTGCTCGGAGTGAGCAGTGGTGCGAGTGATTCGGAGATCAAGCGCGCCTATCGGCGGCTGGCCCGCGAACTGCATCCGGACGTCAACCCCGACGAGCAGGCCCAGGCTCGGTTCACCGAGATCCAGGTCGCCTACGAGGTGCTCAGCGATCCCGAGAAGCGCCGCATCGTCGACATGGGCGGCGATCCCATGGAATCGGTCGGCGCCGCGGCCAACGGCGGGTTCAGCGGCTTCGGTGGGCTCGGCGACGTCTTCGAGGCGTTCTTCGGCGGCGGCACCACGTCACGCGGTCCGATCGGCCGGGTTCGGCCCGGCGCGGATTCGCTCCTGCGGATGCGTCTGGACCTGGAGGAATGCGCGACCGGCGTGACCAAGCAGGTCACCGTCGACACCGCAGTGCTGTGTGACCTGTGCCAGGGCAAGGGCACCAACGGCAAGTCCACTCCCGTCACCTGTGACACCTGCGGCGGGCGCGGTGAGATCCAGACCGTGCAGCGGTCGCTGCTGGGTCAGGTGATGACGGCGCGTCCGTGTCCCGTCTGCGGCGGTGTCGGCGAAGTGATCCCGGATCCGTGCACCCGCTGCGGCGGAGACGGCCGTGTGCGGTCGCGGCGCGAGATCAGCGTCAAGATCCCGGCCGGTGTCGGCGACGGCATGCGGGTGCGGCTGGCGGCCCAGGGCGAGGTCGGCCCGGGTGGCGGCCCGGCAGGCGACCTCTATGTCGAGGTCCACGAAAAGCAGCACCCCATCTTCGTCCGCGACGGAGACGACCTGCACTGCACGGTGTCCGTGCCGATGGTCGACGCCGCGTTGGGCACGACCGTCACCGTGACGGGCATCCTCGACGGCGACACCGAGATCACCGTCGCAGCGGGCACCCAGCCGGGGTCGGTCACCACGCTGCGCGGGCACGGCATGCCGCATCTGCGCTCGGGTGTGCGGGGCGACCTGCACGCGCATATCGACGTGGTGGTGCCGTCGCGGCTCGATCACACCGACATCGAGCTGCTGGGCAAGCTCAAGGAGAACCGCGCCCGGGACACCGCCGAGGTGCGCTCGACCCAGTCGGCGTCGACGACAGGGAATGGCGGACTGTTCAGCCGGTTGCGTGAGACGTTCTCCGGCCGCTGA
- a CDS encoding 16S rRNA (uracil(1498)-N(3))-methyltransferase: MTRALFYLDALPAAGELALLDGDEGFHAANVRRIRIGEEIDLADGAGTLAHCVVEDTAKARLSARVLQRRVIAAPSPQVTVVQALPKSDRSELAVELATEAGADAFLAWQSARCVARWDGPKADKGLRRWDAVARAASRQSRRAHIPTVDGVVSTAELTRRVADAVATGALVLALHESATAPITELAIAQADSLMLIVGPEGGIADEEIAALTEAGARAVRLGPTVLRTSTAAAVALGAIGALTSRWAL; this comes from the coding sequence GTGACGAGGGCACTGTTCTACCTCGACGCCTTGCCCGCGGCGGGCGAGCTGGCGTTGCTCGACGGTGACGAGGGGTTCCACGCGGCCAATGTGCGCCGCATCCGCATCGGGGAAGAGATCGACCTCGCCGACGGTGCCGGCACGCTGGCGCACTGCGTCGTCGAGGACACGGCAAAGGCCCGGCTGTCGGCGCGGGTACTGCAGCGGCGCGTCATCGCCGCCCCCAGCCCGCAGGTCACCGTCGTGCAGGCCCTGCCCAAGTCCGATCGCTCTGAGTTGGCCGTGGAACTGGCGACCGAGGCCGGCGCGGACGCGTTCCTCGCCTGGCAGTCGGCCCGCTGCGTGGCCCGCTGGGACGGCCCGAAGGCGGACAAGGGCCTACGCCGGTGGGACGCGGTGGCGCGCGCGGCATCCCGGCAATCCCGCCGGGCTCACATCCCGACCGTCGACGGGGTGGTGTCGACGGCAGAGCTGACCCGGCGCGTCGCCGATGCGGTCGCCACCGGCGCACTCGTGCTGGCACTGCACGAGTCGGCGACCGCACCGATCACCGAACTGGCTATCGCTCAAGCCGATTCACTGATGCTGATCGTCGGCCCGGAGGGCGGTATCGCCGACGAGGAGATCGCCGCGCTGACTGAGGCCGGGGCCCGGGCGGTACGGCTGGGACCCACGGTGCTGCGCACCTCGACGGCCGCCGCGGTCGCGCTGGGCGCAATCGGCGCGCTGACGTCCCGTTGGGCGCTGTGA
- the ybeY gene encoding rRNA maturation RNase YbeY — MSIEVSNESGIDVSESELISVARFVIEKMDVHPAAELSMVLVDSAAMADLHMRWMDLPGPTDVMSFPMDELEPGGRPDSPEPGPAMLGDIVLCPEFAEQQAVKAGHSLGQELALLTVHGVLHLLGYDHAEPDEEKEMFALQRQLLEEWVANQVQAYHDDRQTQKDQRLLDESRYFDQP, encoded by the coding sequence ATGAGCATCGAGGTATCCAACGAATCGGGCATCGACGTCTCCGAGTCGGAGTTGATCAGCGTCGCACGGTTCGTCATCGAGAAGATGGATGTGCATCCGGCAGCCGAACTTTCGATGGTGTTGGTGGACAGCGCCGCGATGGCCGACCTGCACATGCGGTGGATGGACTTGCCCGGACCCACCGACGTCATGAGCTTTCCGATGGACGAACTGGAGCCCGGTGGCCGCCCGGATTCACCCGAGCCCGGCCCGGCGATGCTGGGCGACATCGTGCTGTGCCCGGAGTTCGCCGAGCAGCAGGCGGTCAAGGCCGGGCATTCGCTCGGCCAGGAGCTGGCATTGCTGACGGTGCACGGTGTGCTGCACCTGTTGGGCTATGACCACGCCGAGCCCGACGAGGAGAAGGAGATGTTCGCCCTGCAGCGCCAGCTCCTCGAGGAGTGGGTGGCCAATCAGGTGCAGGCCTATCACGACGACCGCCAGACGCAGAAGGATCAGCGTCTGCTGGACGAGTCCCGATACTTCGACCAACCGTGA